The region TGTCCTGAAGATTATCTGAAGCTGTGGAATGTATATTATCAGCACCTGCAGGATGAATGACAATATAATTCCCATATACAGGTATTTGCTTGATTTGTCGGAATTGGATTTTCCGTTGTAGGCATTGAACAGCTGGTACATCACGAATAACGTGAACGCTATTGTCATAGCTCTTCTAGTTGTGCTTCCCATATATATCTCATAGCTGAATGCCAGTATTGTCCCGATTGCCATCACGAGCCCCAGGATGAATATTTCCATGAGGGCATTTTTTGTCAGGATGTCTCCGGTTTCAGGAGGGCGCTGCATTATGTTTCTTTCGCCCCCTTCCATGCCTAATGTCTGTGCAGGAGGTCCGTCCATCACAATATTGAGCCATAGCAATTGCACGGGGTTGAACGGAAGTGGAAGTGACAATAGGCTTGTTCCGATAATTGTCAGGATTGCCCCTACATTTGTCGATACCTGGAACTTGACGAATCTCTTGATGTTGTCATAGATCTTTCGCCCTTCCCTTATTGCCTTCACTATTGTCGAGAAGTCATTGTTTTTAAGAATCATGTCGGATGCTTCTTTTGCAACGTCAGTTCCGTCACCCATGGCTATTCCGATGGATGCCTTTTTGAGTGCTGGAGCATCATTGACTCCGTCTCCTGTCATTGCAACGACATTTCCAAGTTGTTTCAATGCTTCGACTATCCTCATTTTTTGGATTGGCTTCACTCTTGCGTATACTTGGACGTCACTCACAACCTTTAAGTATTCCTCATCGCTTAAGCTGTCCAGCCGGTCTCCTGTCATTGTGCATCCGTCAGTCAGGATGCCTAGATTTCGTGCTATTGCGCATGCGGTTCTTTCATGGTCTCCTGTAATCATCACCACTTCGATTCCTGCGTTTTTGCAGTCATCTATGGCCTTTTTAGCATCTTTTTTTGCAGGGTCTATCAGGCCGACGAGGCCGGTGAATGTCAGTTCCTCTTCCGGATTTTCACTGTCACCGATTTTGTATGCAAGGCCGATTACTCTCAATGCCTGTGTTGTCATTTCAGTAATCTTTTCAGTGAGCATTTCCTTAATTTCAGGAGTAATTATTTCAATAGTTCCATCATCATCTACCCATTTGCATTTACCTAAAATGATTTCTGGCGCACCTTTTGACAAGACAATATTTTTTTCACCGTCCAGTCTATGTATAGTGGTCATCATTTTGCGATTGCTGTCAAGTGGGATTTCATCAATTCTTTCATAGCTTTTTTTGCAATCCTTGAAAAATTTTAGAATGGCTCCATCGGTTTGATTTCCTATCACTTCATCTCCGTTAAGGACTGCATTATTGCATAAACTTCCAATGACTTCGCTTTTGTCTTTGTTTGTAAGAAAGCTTTCCACTACAGTCATTTTATTTTCGGTCAGTGTGCCTGTTTTGTCGCTGCAGATTACAGTGCATGACCCGAGCGTTTCAACAGAAAGCAATCTTTTGACGATGGCATCGGATTTTGCCATTTCGCTCATTCCAAGTGCCAGTGTCAAGGTCAGGACTGCAGGAAGACCTTCTGGAATTGCGGCAACGGCCAGCGATACTGCTGTCATGAATGTCTCGACAAGAGGAATTCCCTTCATGAATTCCATGATGAAAATGGCTATACAGACAACTATTGCAATTGCAGAGAGGATTTTCCCAAGCCTTCCTACCTTTTGCTTTAGCGGGGTGTCTTCATCCTCGCTTTGGACGATGTCTGCGATTTGACCCATTTGAGTATCCATTCCGATTGCGCTCACGACTCCTGTGGCGTTTCCGGAAACTATATTTGAGTCCATGTAGATCTCATCATCTTTTTGTTTTGGAATCGCTTCGGATTCCCCTGTGAGATATGATTCGTCACAGCTCAGGTTTTTGGCTTCAAGCAGTATCGCATCTGCGGGAACCTTATTCCCTTCCTCCAGAACTATGATGTCTCCAACCGTCAGCTCGCATGCATTGATTTGGAAAGTCTTGCCATCCCTTTTGACAACGGCCTTTTTAACCATCAGGCTTTTAAGCGATTCGACAGCCTTTTGGGACCGGTATTCCTGTATGAATCCTATGATTGTATTCAGCATGACTGCCAGAAGAATCACGCTTGCGTCAATTATGTCTCCGATGGCGAATGATGCGATGGCTGCTATAATCAAAAGAGCTATCAGAACGTCAATGAACTGTGAGAGAAACAAAACGTATGCCGGTGTTGGCTTTTTTTCTTCAAGCTCGTTCAATCCGAATTTTTTCTGTCTTTCAAGCGCTTCTTTTGTGCTCAATCCATTTGCTGATGTTTTGTATTTGGATAATATGTCGACCATAACATCACCTCAAGCAGTAGAAGCTTGCTTTTCTGAAATTTTTTAATTTCATTTTAACCTTGCCGGTATTTAAATCTTCGTTCGTCAGAGGCTTGATTATGAGCTGCGAGTCGACTTTCAGGGCAAGCTTCACCAGATATGGCTGAAGCTCGCTTGGCGGCCTGATGGAATAGATTATGTCAGCGTCGCTGTAAAGGTCAAGATTGGGATTTCTGATGTCGTCCCTTATTATGCTGTCATCTGCCGGTGCGATATCGGTTTTTATCAATGTGATGTTTTCCTTTTGTGATAGCTCATTGGCTATCCTGTCAAATTTTCCAACACCTATCTCGGCTATCTTGACGTTTTTGTTTTCGGATTCGCTGATTATATAATCCCTGAAATCTTGCCACATTTTCTTGTCCTCATTTTATATTAATTCATACAAACTATTAAATACATTGCTTTTAATATGTTATCTTAGCATGATTGTAAGAAAATTCCAACCCACAGATTTAAAAAGAGTCTTTGAAATTGAAAGCATGTCATTCAACCAGTCATATGGCATAAACATGTTTCAGCAATTGCATGACATGGGTGTGGGATTTTTGGTGGCCGAAAAGGACGGCTATGTGGTAGGCTATGTTCTCTTCTGGATCAAGTATGAGAATCAGGGCCATATAATATCTATAGCTGTCGACAAGAATTACAGGAGACGGGGGTATGGAACCCAACTTCTGGTGAAGGCCATTTCAATTCTGTCGCTTCTCCATCTTGATACAATCTATCTGGAAGTCAATGAGAACAACAGGGGAGCCGTCGAATTCTACGAGCAGTTCAGTTTTAAACAGGATCGCGTGGTCCCAGGATATTACGAGAACGGTGACGGAGCCATAGTGATGTATCTAAAGCTGGAGGGAGGTAAGATTTCCAGAAAGTAACTGTCGATATTCGTTGATCATTTCAGGTGGGAAGTTCCCTGTTAAATATAATGTTGCAAATATCAGGATGTAAATGACGAATATTGCAAGCTGGATGCGGCCATGCTTTTTGGCGACGGGATCTTTTCTGGTTGATAGGTAAATGGCTATTATCAAGCCGATAATGCCTCCCAAAAAGGAGAAAATGTAGCCTAAAACAATCAGCAGTCGGCTTGTTCTAGGAAAATTCTGCTGGCCTATGGTTTCTTTTCTAATCACAACGGGGTTTATGACGGTATTGTTTTGGAACTGGTTTTTAAAAAGCAATGGTGTGCCGCACTTCACGCAGAAATCAGCCTCATCAGGATTTTCATATCCGCATAATGGGCATGTCTGTGCACTGGTTTCTATTTTTGGAAATTCATATCCGCATTTGATGCAGAACCCATAAACGTCATCACTTGTCGAACCGCATTGCGGACATCTTCTAAATACCATACTTATAATTAATAAGTAATAGGTTTATAAAGTTTTTTAATTAATTGTTATATATGGTTGGTATCCATGATTGAAAAAATAGAAATCACGCAACGCTTCAATTTCAAACGCCTCAACAGGCACTATGAATGTTTCACCATTGACCTGGCAAATAAAAATGCTTATTATAAGATTTCGGAAAGGGGCAGTGGGGACAAGGTTTTGGATGAAAGCATGCTGTGTGATGATTCATGGATTGACATTCTGGTTGACCTGCGCTCCAAGATGACCAGCAAAATCCATTATCTGACAGATGAGGATGTTAACCGATTTCTAGATGACTTTGAGGGACTGGATTTGTTCAAAGGTTTTGAGGGTGAAGAGTTCCGATATTTTGAAAAGCTGGAGCTGATTTACTCCTGCATTGTCATAATCTATTCGAGCGACGGATATGCAGAATATAGCTTCAAGAACAAATTTCCAAAAAATTGGGTGAGTTTCGGCGAAATCTTAAAGGATTTGTTCGGTTTTGATGTTCTGCATTTGGATTATCAAAAGCAGCTGGCGACCCCTCTTTTTCATGACATTCGCTCCGATGGGGTTTATTCTGATGGCAAGAAATTAACTGTCAAGACAATTGAGTTCGGGCATTACCGCACTTACCCGTATGAACTGCCCAATCCCAGATTAATCATCAATTTTGAAGATAAGAGAATTGACGGATACATTCAAAAGGACTTGACCTCGGAGGATGAGAAGTCCATATTGAACCTTTTGGAGGATTATCATGTTTTCTCCTGGATTTTAAAAGATTATCACAACAAGTCTCAGGCTCGTGACCCTGACGATCTGGAAGGATATGACTGGTATCTGGAAATGGTCCTTGAAGGAGATGTCATCTGGCACATATTCGGATATAATGAATATCCAGACACTTATGTCCATTTGGCAAGGAGGGTAATTGAAATGACTGGGATGGATTTGCTTGAAATGAATACCATTTCCGGCGAGGATATTGAGTTATTTAATAAATTCGGAGATAGGATTTTATCCAAATAGCTATTTTTTTCATTAATTATTTATATTTAAAAAAAGATACTTATTACTATTATATTAATTTAATTTTTATAGGGATAACATGGCTGAAGTATCATCAAAAGAATTATATGAATTTAAAAAAGCATTAAAAGAATTGGCGCAAAAGAAAGGTAGAGGTACAGAGCTTGTTTCCGTTTATATTCCACCTGATAAGCAATTGAGTGATGTTGGTAAGCACATGAGGGACGAGCTTGGTCAGAGCGCTAACATCAAGAGTAAACAAACAAGAAAAAATGTACAGTCCGCTATTGAAGTAATCCTGCAAAGGATTCGTTTATATAAGCAGCCTCCTGAACATGGTCTGGTGCTGTTCGTGGGAATGATTCCGAAAGGAGGTCCCGGTACAGAAAAGATGGAGACCTATGTTATAGAGCCGCCTGAACCGGTCACAACCTACTGGTATAAATGTAACAACGAATTCTTCCTCGAGCCTCTTGAATACATGATTGAGGAAAGGGACACCTATGGGGTTGCCGTAATCGACAGAAGGGAAGCCACCATCGCATCAATGAAAGGTAAGAAAATCAATATCCTGACTCACATTACCAGTGGGGTTCCTGGAAAGCACAAGGCTGGAGGACAATCCCAAAGAAGGTTCGACAGGGTTATCGAACAGGCAGCTCACGAGTTCTTGAAGCGTATAGGTGACCACATGAACGACGATTTCCTGCCTCTCAAGGATGACCTTAAAGGAATCATCATAGGGGGACCTGGATTTACAAAGAACGACTTTGCAGATGGGGACTATCTTAACTATGAGCTTAAGCAAAAGATATTGGCTATTGAGGACACTTCATATACTGGGGACTTCGGTATTCGTGAAGTGATTGAGAAATCCGCCCCTGTCTTAAGTGATTTAGATGTAATTCATGAAAAGGAGCTTGTCCAAAGGTTCTTAAGGGAATTGACCAATGACAAGGGATTGGCTTCCTATGGTGAGGATGAAGTCAGAAACAACTTGACAATAGGTGCGGTTGACACATTGCTTCTGTCTGAGGATTTGACAGCGCTTCGAAAGAAGTTTGTCTGCCCTACCTGTGGCGTTGAGAAGGAATTCACTGTAAAATCACAATCCGAAGCGGACAAGATTGAGGAAAGATGTCCAAATTGCAATGAGCTTTTAAAAGAAGAGGAATCCGCTGACTTGGCCGATTACTTTGTTGAAAAGGCTGAAGAAATGAGCACTAATGTCGAGTTCATATCTACCGAAACCGATGAGGGAATGCAGCTTTTCAGGGCATTCGGTGGAATAGCCGCAATATTGAGATATCACGTTGAATACTAGTTTTTATAGCTGTTTGGAGACTTGTCCAAATTGGTTATAATATTTTTCACTCTTTTTTTCTTTTTCGGAATGTAAAATTCGTTCAGGCCTTCCTCCAGGCGTATCCTGTTTATTAATTTGTAAAACAGGTATTGAGAAATTTCACACTCCTCATTCAGTTCGATGTATAATGAGTGTGGGGTTCTTTTTTTGGACAGGTAGTTTTCCTTCAGCTTGTTGTATTGGGATCTTTTTATTTTCTCAGCCATCTATTCACCGGTTTTATTATTTTGTATATCAAAAAATAATTTTTGCTGTATATTGTATCTTAATATGTTGATTATGCCTTATAAAGTGATGTGCTTTTCTAATTTTGATATAATTTTGTTTAATTTATTTGTTCTTATTGTAATGATTGTTTTACATTGGCTTTCATATTCCGCTAATTTTGAAAATTTTTTAGCGGCGTTTCGTTGGCAATCATTTTCCGACTTTGTCCACCAATTAATTATTTTAACTAGACAGTTTGGATTAATATCCAAAAAGGAATATCTAATTTAAGCCATTCTTTTGAATTGTTTATAAATTGTTTAAGCTAATTCTTGGTTTCTTTGAATAATATTCGGATATTTTATTAAAAATTGAAAAATATTAAATATAAGAAAATTCAAATACATTATTATATTGTTAAATTTGGCCATATGCCAGCAGATGAAGATTTAATGATATGATTCTAAATTTTATTTGGAGGAATATTTTTGTCATACGTAGACGAAGTAATTGAAACTATTATAGAACAAAACCCTGCTGAACCGGAATTCCACCAAGCTGTACGCGAAGTAATGGAATCCTTAAGGGTTGTAATTGAAGAAAACGAAGAAGAATACAGAAAAAACGCACTTCTTGAAAGATTGGCTAATCCGGAAAGGCAATTGAAATTCCGTGTCCCATGGATTGACGACAACGGCCAAGTGCAAGTCAACACCGGATACAGAGTACAGTTCAACAGTGCAATCGGACCTTACAAAGGCGGATTACGTTTTCACCCATCTGTAAACTTAGGTATTATCAAATTTTTAGGTTTCGAACAAATTTTCAAAAACTCCTTGACTGGCCTTCCAATCGGTGGAGGAAAAGGTGGATCTGACTTTGATCCTAAAGGAAAATCAGACAGAGAAATCATGGCATTCTGCCAATCCTTCATGACTGAATTATGCAAATACATTGGTGCAGATACTGATGTTCCTGCTGGAGATATTGGAGTAGGTGGTCGTGAAATCGGATTCTTATTCGGCCAATACAAAAGAATCAGAGGATTATACGAAGGAGTATTAACCGGTAAAGGATTATCCTTCGGAGGTTCATTAGCTAGAACTGAAGCTACCGGATACGGATTATTATACTTTGTAAACGCTATGCTAAAAGCAAACGACATTGACATTGCAGGAAAAACCATTGTAGTGTCCGGTGCAGGTAACGTAGCAATTTACGCAATCGAAAAAGCTCAGCAATTAGGCGGTAAACCTGTAACCTGTTCAGATTCAACCGGTTGGATTTACGACCCTGAAGGAATCGATGTTGAGTTATTAAAAGAAATCAAAGAAGTAAGAAGAGAAAGATTGACTGCATATGCTGAAGCGAGAGAAAGCGCAGAATACCACGAAGGCAAAGGCGTATGGACAATCAAATGTGACATCGCTCTTCCATGCGCTACCCAAAACGAATTGCAATTGGAAGACGCTAAAATCTTGGTTGAAAACGGTGTTTTAGCTGTTGGTGAAGGTGCAAACATGCCGACCACCATCGAAGCTACTGAATACCTCCAGGAAAATGATGTATTGTTCTCACCGGGTAAAGCATCCAATGCAGGTGGAGTAGCTACTTCCGCACTTGAAATGTCTCAAAACTCACAAAGGTTATCCTGGACATTTGAAGAAGTTGACGGAAGACTTCAAACAATCATGGAAGATATCTTTGCAAATGTTGCAGCTGCAGCTGAAGAATACGACTTAGGTAAAAACTACGTTGCAGGAGCAAACATCGCAGGATTCAAGAAAGTTGTTGACGCAATGAACGCACAAGGAATCGTATAGATTTCCTTGTTTATTTTTTCTTTTTTTAGGTTATTTAAGTTTTATTTAACTTATAACTTATTTTTTAGCATATTTATTTAAAATTAATGTAAATTAATTGGATTTATTTATTTTAGGGTATTTTTATTAGGTTATTTTTTAGTATGTTTTTGTGCAAAATAACACTTCCAAAAATTTCATTATTTTTATAAAATAGATTCTATAGTTAGAATTTCTCTTAAGTTTTTCATTTCCAAGAATGATATTAAATATATTTAATTACAATAATTATAAATAATATATTTGATATAATTAATGTATATAATTAACTTCAATGTACTGGAGGATTCGCCATGGCAATGAAAACAATTCGTGTAACTGAGGAAATTCATACCAAACTAGCTCATTTGGGTTTAAAATCCGAAACATACAATGATATTATAGCTAGATTAATTGACGTGTATGAAAGAATGTATTTTGATGAATTAAGTGATGAAGACGCAGATTACTATAATGAAAGGATTAGGCATTTTGAAAGCGGCGACTACAGCGGCACCAGAAAAGTTGATTTAAATGCCATCCGAAAATAATTCTGAAGTGAATTATGAACTTTTTGAAGATAGATTTCCTTGTTTATTTTTTCTTTTTTTAGCTTAATATTTGGTCATATGATTATTGGGGAATTTTTAAATTTTTAATATTATTTTAACTTGTTAAACTTTATTTTTTCTTGCTTTCAATTGTTTTTACTCGAGTTTTTCTTGTTTTCATCGTAGGGTGGTATCTGGGGGTTCATCGTGTTTTTTCATATCTGTGATTTTATGCGCTGTCGCACTTCAAAAGTTAATATGTACTATCTTTTACTAAACTAATATTAAATTTCTTTTATATTCAATTGAAATTAGTCAAATGTTTTAATTATTAAACTGAGATTAATTTTCTTTTGAAATTTAAAATAAAGTAACTGGAGGCAGTACCATGGATATTGAATATATTAAAGATAATTATAAATTCGAAACATTAACTGAAAAGCATGATTTGAGTAATTTTGAATGTGGCTCTGATGATTTAAATGATTTTATTAAAAATGATGCATTAAACCAACAGATGGATAAAATAAATATCACTAAAGTAATAATTTGTGATGAAGAAATTATTGGGTTTGTATCATTGCTGACTGACACTATCCCTTTGAAAAACATTCGGGATGAAAATATCCGGTTAAAATTAAAACCTCATTACAATGAAGATGTTGAAAATGTTCCAAAAAAGAAACCCTTGCCTGCAATAAAAATAGGAAGATTTGCAATTGATAAAAAATATACGAATAATGGTTTAGGTTCACATATCCTAAGAAATGTCATAAACTCCATTAGGAAATTATCTGAAAATGATGTAGGTTTAAGGTTTATCGTCGTTGAAGGTTATGCCAGTGCTTATAATTTTTATGCGGTCCATAATCACTTTTCAAACTTAAAAAAAGATGATGAATTAATTAAAGAGAAGTTAGACAGGATTATTCAACAAAATCCTGAACAAACTTTCTACTTGTATCTTGATCTCAAGAAAAGTTAAAATAGTACTATTCTTTGAGATTCGCATTTTTTTCTAAATTCACGGTCTTCTCTGCTAGGAGGTTCATTCATTTTCCTTAAAAAATCCCTAGCTTCTTTACCATATAATGTTGGAGTTTCACCAATAGGTTTTGCCATGTGCATTCACCTCAGTAATATTTTAATATTTAATTGTTTTTTGTCCTTTAAATAGTTTACATTTTTCATTAATTTGGTAAATAATTATTTTTTTTTAAGATTATGCAAATATTTATATAGTATGGTTTTTTCAAAGCAATTTTACATATTAAAAGCAATTTTTAAGGTTTAATGGGAAGTTTTTATTAGGATCTATTTTTTAAAAGTAGGGTGGTATCACCCAATTCCCGCACAAGGAATCGTATAGATTCCTATCTTTTTTTGGTTAATGAATATTATTTAGTAAAATATGTATTATATTAATTCTTTTTTAAGCTTTCTAAAAATTAAATGAATTTATTTATATTATAGTTTTTAACATATAGTTACTTAGTGATATCTATGAAGGCTTTAAAAATACTGGTTATCATGCTTGTTTTAATTATGTCGGCAGGGGCTGTTTGTGCAGCGGATGCCATTTCTAGTGATGATGCAGGTAATGATGGTCAAATAATTCTAGAAACTATACAAGAAAATGATAATTTAGAAAGTATACAAGAAGGCGATACTTTAGAAACTACGCAGAATGATGTTTATTCGGAGGGTGAAGCTTCATTCACTGATTTGAAAAAAGACATTGCCAATTCAACTGGTGTTTTTGTGATGGATTGCGACTATAAATTTGACAGCATTTTCGATAACTTTACCACAGGCATAATAATTGACAGGGACAATTTTGCCATTGAAGGTAATGGATTCACAATCGATGCGAACGGTCAGTCTGCAATATTCACTATCAATTCAAAAAATGTGACAATAAATAACCTCACATTCATAAATGCAAAAGCTTCTCAGGGTAGTGTTCTTTTAATCGCCAAGAATGCGAGCGTAACAACAAACCATGTCAATTTCATAAACAACACTGCAAAGGATAGCGTAATTTGTGATAGGGGATTATATTACAGTAACTATGACACATTCCGTGATTGTACTGCAAATATGGGAGTTATAAAAGTAATCCAAGGAGAATTGTATGTTGATAGTGCAGTCATGACAAGCTCCAAAATGTTGAACTGGGGTTTTATTTATACTGAGACTGGTCTTTCCAATATCACAATTGCCAATTCAATCTTTGCAAATACCACTTCCAACTACTCTGCGGCAGTCAGGGGATGTGAAAGAACATTCATCAGGAATACAAAATTCTTTAACCTATATTCTGAAATCTCTGCGGGGGCAGTTGCTCTTAAAGATGTAATAATTGGTAAAATTGACGGATGTACATTCATCAATGCCTCCTCTCAAAAAAATGGGGGAGCAGTGTTGATTGATGTTGTTGGAGAAGGGGAATATAATGGATATGTCACAGTCAGCAATTCCAGTTTTGCTGATTGCCGTTCCGGATTTGGTGGAGTAATAATACAATATGGTGGAGGTCTTACAGTAGTTTCCTGTAATTTCACAAACAATTCCGCTGATTTCGACGGTGGTGCAGTATATACCTCTCAATCTAAAGTTTATATTCTAAATTCTTCATTCACCGAAAACCGCGTGGAATATGGGGGCATTCGAGGAAGTTTTGGTGGTGCAGTCTATTGCGATAGTTCTCAATTGTACTTCACTGGCAATAACTTAACCAAAAATTCCGCACAATATGGTGGAGGAATATCTGGCTTTGACCTAGGTTATTATATTGATGGCAATACATTTAAGGACAATACCAATTTCAACGGTAGCTTTGATGACATCTACACAATATTTGATGATGCTCAATCAAGTTTTGGTGTCAACATATATAGTGGTGAAAATTCCCGTGACCTGAACAATACCGATTATGCTACAATAATGGATATTGAAGGAATGGCACTTGTAATATTGAACAATACAATTGATACGGTAGTTATTCCTTCCAAATTTGATTTGCGCGATTGGGGATGGGTCACACCTGTCAGAGACCAAGGCCGTGCAGGATCATGCTGGGCATTCGGATCTTCTGGTGCAATTGAATCCGCAATATTGAGATATTTGGGTATTGAAATGGACATTTCTGAAAATAACATGCAAGATGTCTCATTGGAGTACAACCCTTATGGGATTATAAGCTTCACTGAAGGAGGTTCTGCAGATATGGGTGCTGCTTATGCATTAAGTTGGTTTGGTGTATTCTCATCAGAATATGATGTCTATGACCAGTTGGGTAAAATCTCACCTATAATCGCTGTGGCCAACAGCATCCACTTCCAGGATGTTGTTTTCGTACCTGCCCGCAAAAATGTAACCGATAATGACTTGTTGAAACGAGCCCTATTGAAATATGGTGCTCTATCCGTTACCTATGCTGCCGATCAGGTTCCTCCACTCTTGAATCCGAAAACTTCCGCACAATACAATAATGAGACAGAAGTGGCTGACCATGTTGTTTCATTGGTCGGTTGGGACGATCACTATTCAGCAAGCAACTTCTTGATTACTCCTCCTGGCGACGGTGCATGGATAATCAAAAACAGTTGGGGAGCAATTAATGGGGATGGAGGATACTACTACATTTCCTATTATGATTTGAACTTTGCAACCAATGATATTTCAGTCGGATATGTGCTTGAAAATACAGTCAAATATAACAAGAACTATCAGTATGACATTCAGGGCAAAATTGTCCACTTTAATTTATCAACAGAATACCGCAATAATTTTGTAGCTGTTGATGATGATTTGATTGGGGCTGTTGGAACCTACTTCAACGATACCAATGTGGAATATAGCATTGAAGTTTATGTAAACGATGTCTTGAGACTTGTACAGGATGGTGTTTCTCCATTTGCAGGTTTCCATACTATCAAATTTGACTCATATGTTCCAATTAAAAAAGGAGATGTCTTCACAGTTAAAATCAAATCAAATTCCGTTCCGTTTTTAGTAAACTCAAGACAACATTATGTTGAAGGCTCCTCACAGGTCTTCATTGAAAATGAGTGGAAAAATGTGTCTTATATGGAAGAATTGCACGGTGTTCATTTTGTTGCCTCTGTAAAAGCATACACAGTTGCTGATGATACCAAAATCATCAACAACAATGACATTGCAGTCGATTATGCCGGAGGTTCCTACTTCTCAGTTAAGGTCGTAACCGATGACGGCCATGCAGTCGGTGAGGGCGAAACTGTAAAATTCACAATTGACGGAAAAACATCCTCTGTCAAAACTGACATCAATGGTGTGGCTAAAATCAAGATAACTAATGTTCCTAAAAAATACACAATGACAACCACATATAATGGAAAATCAGTTAAAAACACAGTCACCGTAAAACAGGTCCTCACAACAAGTAAGGTCACAGTCAAAAAGACTGCCAAGAAGTTTACCTTAAAGGCAACCCTTAAAATCAACGGCAAAGTTGTTAAAGGCAAATGGATAACCTTCAAGTTCAACGGTAAAACCTACAAGGTCAAGACCAATTCAAAAGGTGTTGCGCAAAAGACCTTGAACAAAAAAGTTATCAACAAGCTCAAGAAAGGTAAAACCTACACAGTTAAAGTGATTTACCTTAAGGATGCAATAAAAACAACAGTTAAAGTTAGATGATTTTTTTCATCTACACTTATTTTTTTTACATAGAAGTTTTTGGTGAACTTTAATCATTTTAATGAAATTCTGACCGTGTTTTGTATTACTTTTTAATTGTCAAGGTATTAAAAATCTTCAAAATAGCTGTCGGTTCACACAAGGAATCGTATAGATTTCCTTGATTTTTTTCTTTTTTTTAAGAGTTTTTAACTCTTCTTTTTTTTTATTTTAATTTAGTTTTAGTAAAATATGATTTTAACTTATTAAACTTTATTTTTTCTTGTTTTTAAGCATGAAAGGGCGAAATTGTAAAACAAAAATTATTTATATGTCAATCGATAAATTTTTCAATGTGTTGCGATTATGAAATTTAGAAAAGAAATTATTATTTTTTCATTAATAATACTATTCATGCTAATGTCTGCCGTTAGTGCAGAAGAAAATATAACCGTTGATGATGGAGCTGATTCAACTTCAGATTACATTGAGTTAGAGTCTGATCAAGGTTATATTGAAAATAATATTAGCGAGAATCCCATCCTAGATGATGATGTTATGGATGA is a window of Methanobrevibacter sp. DNA encoding:
- a CDS encoding calcium-translocating P-type ATPase, PMCA-type translates to MVDILSKYKTSANGLSTKEALERQKKFGLNELEEKKPTPAYVLFLSQFIDVLIALLIIAAIASFAIGDIIDASVILLAVMLNTIIGFIQEYRSQKAVESLKSLMVKKAVVKRDGKTFQINACELTVGDIIVLEEGNKVPADAILLEAKNLSCDESYLTGESEAIPKQKDDEIYMDSNIVSGNATGVVSAIGMDTQMGQIADIVQSEDEDTPLKQKVGRLGKILSAIAIVVCIAIFIMEFMKGIPLVETFMTAVSLAVAAIPEGLPAVLTLTLALGMSEMAKSDAIVKRLLSVETLGSCTVICSDKTGTLTENKMTVVESFLTNKDKSEVIGSLCNNAVLNGDEVIGNQTDGAILKFFKDCKKSYERIDEIPLDSNRKMMTTIHRLDGEKNIVLSKGAPEIILGKCKWVDDDGTIEIITPEIKEMLTEKITEMTTQALRVIGLAYKIGDSENPEEELTFTGLVGLIDPAKKDAKKAIDDCKNAGIEVVMITGDHERTACAIARNLGILTDGCTMTGDRLDSLSDEEYLKVVSDVQVYARVKPIQKMRIVEALKQLGNVVAMTGDGVNDAPALKKASIGIAMGDGTDVAKEASDMILKNNDFSTIVKAIREGRKIYDNIKRFVKFQVSTNVGAILTIIGTSLLSLPLPFNPVQLLWLNIVMDGPPAQTLGMEGGERNIMQRPPETGDILTKNALMEIFILGLVMAIGTILAFSYEIYMGSTTRRAMTIAFTLFVMYQLFNAYNGKSNSDKSSKYLYMGIILSFILQVLIIYIPQLQIIFRTTAIGLLDWIAITLIASTIVIANKIMNKVIK
- a CDS encoding UPF0146 family protein encodes the protein MWQDFRDYIISESENKNVKIAEIGVGKFDRIANELSQKENITLIKTDIAPADDSIIRDDIRNPNLDLYSDADIIYSIRPPSELQPYLVKLALKVDSQLIIKPLTNEDLNTGKVKMKLKNFRKASFYCLR
- the rimI gene encoding ribosomal protein S18-alanine N-acetyltransferase, whose product is MIVRKFQPTDLKRVFEIESMSFNQSYGINMFQQLHDMGVGFLVAEKDGYVVGYVLFWIKYENQGHIISIAVDKNYRRRGYGTQLLVKAISILSLLHLDTIYLEVNENNRGAVEFYEQFSFKQDRVVPGYYENGDGAIVMYLKLEGGKISRK
- a CDS encoding zinc ribbon domain-containing protein: MVFRRCPQCGSTSDDVYGFCIKCGYEFPKIETSAQTCPLCGYENPDEADFCVKCGTPLLFKNQFQNNTVINPVVIRKETIGQQNFPRTSRLLIVLGYIFSFLGGIIGLIIAIYLSTRKDPVAKKHGRIQLAIFVIYILIFATLYLTGNFPPEMINEYRQLLSGNLTSLQL
- the prf1 gene encoding peptide chain release factor aRF-1 is translated as MAEVSSKELYEFKKALKELAQKKGRGTELVSVYIPPDKQLSDVGKHMRDELGQSANIKSKQTRKNVQSAIEVILQRIRLYKQPPEHGLVLFVGMIPKGGPGTEKMETYVIEPPEPVTTYWYKCNNEFFLEPLEYMIEERDTYGVAVIDRREATIASMKGKKINILTHITSGVPGKHKAGGQSQRRFDRVIEQAAHEFLKRIGDHMNDDFLPLKDDLKGIIIGGPGFTKNDFADGDYLNYELKQKILAIEDTSYTGDFGIREVIEKSAPVLSDLDVIHEKELVQRFLRELTNDKGLASYGEDEVRNNLTIGAVDTLLLSEDLTALRKKFVCPTCGVEKEFTVKSQSEADKIEERCPNCNELLKEEESADLADYFVEKAEEMSTNVEFISTETDEGMQLFRAFGGIAAILRYHVEY